The Novosphingobium sp. MMS21-SN21R genome contains a region encoding:
- a CDS encoding GntR family transcriptional regulator translates to MFLEIRFGILSARYLPGQVIAKADVAEVYASRPVAVAEVLGALAHEGYLTRQGRSGFVVRTWGHEEVEDLFEMRANFEGLAAFRAAERATAAEISLLTALSAEAREPPPGDPEALERVVLENLRFHIEVMRMSRIPQIPDMARMVLPNALHRRIAWSQRADEAEESFRMHQKIAAAICDRSASMARLLMREDIYSSRESVLAAIESLADHEAADVATIVRFGPTFELDGRTYGQGTREAGADGRVIPFGVPAGNLK, encoded by the coding sequence ATGTTCCTCGAAATCAGGTTCGGGATCCTGTCCGCGCGCTATCTGCCCGGACAGGTGATTGCGAAAGCGGACGTGGCCGAAGTCTATGCGAGCCGTCCGGTCGCAGTCGCTGAAGTGCTGGGTGCTCTCGCCCATGAAGGCTACCTTACCCGCCAGGGGCGGAGTGGGTTTGTGGTGCGCACTTGGGGCCATGAAGAGGTCGAGGATCTCTTCGAGATGCGGGCCAACTTTGAAGGTCTGGCCGCCTTCCGGGCCGCTGAGCGCGCGACCGCTGCCGAGATTTCATTGCTGACCGCGCTTTCGGCGGAAGCGCGCGAACCACCACCCGGTGATCCCGAAGCGCTTGAACGTGTGGTCCTCGAGAACCTGCGCTTCCACATCGAGGTGATGCGCATGTCCCGCATTCCGCAGATACCCGACATGGCGCGCATGGTCCTGCCCAACGCGCTCCATCGCCGGATTGCCTGGTCGCAGCGGGCCGACGAGGCCGAGGAGTCCTTCCGAATGCACCAGAAGATCGCGGCCGCCATTTGCGACCGTTCAGCGTCGATGGCGCGGCTGTTGATGCGCGAAGACATCTATTCTTCGCGCGAAAGCGTGCTTGCCGCGATTGAGTCCCTTGCGGATCATGAGGCCGCGGATGTGGCGACGATTGTCCGGTTTGGGCCGACGTTTGAACTGGACGGCAGGACCTACGGGCAAGGGACGCGTGAAGCCGGAGCCGACGGCCGGGTCATCCCGTTCGGCGTGCCGGCGGGCAATCTCAAGTAG
- a CDS encoding FCD domain-containing protein, producing the protein MLREPRKRQRYDDPGQLPGFQDLAADDASCFVQELIVLGLVVRDHGRFTIVDWTIERIVEHLALAGAIQVLAASEVAALHGKADFSCLEDINAALKSYETQADNLLQGAFLDYQWHLELVRLSGNRAAFATYAKAIPPAVWIAGANYFQLDEARSSLIEHDRLVTYMKAGDTLRARDAVSFHVEEAAAQIRRAGAARVESYPVDNCT; encoded by the coding sequence TTGCTTCGCGAGCCACGCAAGCGGCAGCGCTATGACGACCCCGGACAGCTCCCCGGCTTTCAGGATCTCGCTGCGGACGATGCGTCATGCTTCGTCCAGGAGCTCATCGTCCTCGGCCTGGTTGTTCGCGACCATGGCCGTTTCACCATTGTCGACTGGACGATCGAGCGCATCGTCGAGCATCTGGCGCTCGCCGGGGCCATTCAGGTGCTGGCCGCCTCTGAGGTAGCTGCACTCCACGGCAAGGCCGATTTTTCTTGCCTTGAGGACATCAATGCCGCCCTCAAATCCTACGAGACACAGGCCGATAACCTGCTGCAGGGCGCCTTTCTCGATTACCAATGGCATCTCGAACTCGTCCGCTTGAGCGGCAATCGGGCCGCCTTTGCCACCTACGCCAAGGCCATCCCGCCGGCGGTCTGGATCGCCGGGGCCAACTACTTCCAACTCGACGAGGCACGCAGCTCGCTTATCGAACATGACCGCCTGGTCACATACATGAAGGCCGGTGATACGCTGCGCGCGCGCGATGCCGTGTCGTTTCATGTCGAGGAAGCAGCGGCGCAGATCCGCCGCGCAGGCGCTGCAAGGGTCGAGAGCTATCCCGTAGACAATTGTACGTGA
- a CDS encoding XRE family transcriptional regulator, with protein sequence MTDKVNIMTEATERLEAQGRDLADAMHLALAGRIAALRRQRDMSFDQLASQCGISKGMVVAIEQGKANPSIATLCRLAAGLRLSVTDLLDLSQAVPSRLQIIPPDGARELWRGPNGGSAILLVGSDGPDMLEQWIWTLFPGERFDGDSHSAGTQELLHVLDGSLLVEIEGNGEILPQGASAHARTDCPHAYACNGTEPVRFVMTVWEPGRRP encoded by the coding sequence ATGACCGATAAAGTCAATATAATGACCGAGGCAACTGAGCGCCTCGAAGCGCAAGGGCGAGATCTTGCCGATGCCATGCATCTGGCATTGGCGGGGCGCATCGCAGCTTTGCGCCGTCAGCGCGACATGTCGTTCGACCAGCTCGCCAGCCAGTGCGGGATCAGCAAGGGCATGGTCGTTGCGATCGAACAGGGCAAAGCCAATCCCAGCATTGCAACGCTTTGCCGTCTGGCTGCCGGATTGCGGCTGTCGGTCACTGATTTGCTGGATTTGTCGCAAGCAGTGCCCAGCCGTTTGCAGATCATTCCACCCGATGGCGCGCGCGAACTGTGGCGCGGTCCGAACGGGGGATCGGCGATTCTGCTGGTTGGTTCCGATGGGCCCGACATGCTGGAGCAATGGATCTGGACACTTTTCCCCGGAGAGCGTTTCGATGGGGACAGCCACTCGGCGGGAACACAGGAACTGCTTCACGTGCTCGATGGCTCGCTACTGGTCGAGATTGAAGGGAATGGAGAGATCTTGCCACAAGGTGCATCAGCCCACGCGCGCACCGACTGCCCCCATGCCTATGCTTGCAATGGCACAGAACCAGTGCGCTTTGTCATGACAGTGTGGGAACCTGGCAGGCGTCCTTGA
- a CDS encoding phenylalanine--tRNA ligase beta subunit-related protein → MALGADYTMFVEPIIADAIFALRPDFAALSVSASGLVNRPTAEPVAVPCSLPWAESHFDAWRHAYRGFGAKPQRTPSSAEALRNRVERSGSVPAINAIVDLYNAISLRHAVPVGGEDAALFKGQPRLIRALGGEPFDTMADGKAKMEQVDQGEVVWRDDLGVTCRRWNWRQGVRTRISEKTTAVWFVLERLEPMPIDALRAAGQDLIDGLRQLHPGAKIAQGLIDQSGWTAF, encoded by the coding sequence ATGGCCTTGGGAGCCGATTACACCATGTTTGTCGAGCCGATCATTGCCGATGCGATATTTGCACTCCGCCCAGATTTCGCGGCGTTGAGCGTCTCCGCCTCGGGCCTTGTCAATCGCCCCACTGCCGAGCCGGTCGCGGTGCCGTGCTCGCTTCCCTGGGCCGAAAGTCACTTTGATGCCTGGCGTCACGCCTATCGTGGATTCGGCGCCAAACCGCAACGCACGCCAAGCTCGGCCGAAGCGCTACGCAACCGGGTGGAGCGCAGCGGCAGCGTTCCGGCCATCAATGCCATCGTCGATCTCTACAACGCGATCAGCCTGCGCCATGCCGTGCCTGTGGGCGGCGAAGATGCCGCGCTTTTTAAGGGGCAGCCACGCCTGATCCGTGCGCTTGGGGGTGAGCCGTTTGATACCATGGCCGATGGCAAGGCCAAGATGGAACAGGTCGATCAAGGCGAAGTGGTCTGGCGCGATGACCTGGGCGTAACTTGTCGCCGCTGGAATTGGCGACAGGGCGTGCGCACGCGGATCAGCGAAAAGACCACCGCCGTCTGGTTCGTGCTCGAACGGCTAGAGCCGATGCCGATCGATGCCCTGCGAGCTGCGGGTCAAGACTTGATCGACGGCTTGCGGCAACTCCATCCAGGCGCAAAGATTGCGCAAGGATTGATCGATCAATCCGGATGGACCGCATTCTGA
- a CDS encoding EamA family transporter, which translates to MDRILMAWIFGLLAALAFGGGDFLGGLSARRTTWGQVALMSQLSGLLPLTAMAFVQGGSVDQHAFGWSLGAGVGEAAGICLLYKALAEGQMAVVAPVTALLAIALPVLVTMATGPMPGLLALAGIAAAVPALILISREPSARELGPIVSKSLLGAVAAGFGVAMFMICLSQAASGGVMPALIARGTCAGTTAAVLAASGAFAGQGRLRGWTLVGTFMAGVWDATATICLLAAMRLGSLANAATLASLYPAVTIILAAIVLRERLSPSQHCGLAMAGLAVMAITQST; encoded by the coding sequence ATGGACCGCATTCTGATGGCGTGGATATTCGGGTTACTTGCCGCTCTGGCTTTTGGCGGAGGCGACTTTTTGGGCGGCCTTTCGGCACGGCGCACCACATGGGGGCAGGTTGCGCTTATGTCCCAATTGAGCGGCCTTCTGCCATTGACGGCGATGGCATTTGTTCAAGGTGGCTCCGTTGATCAACATGCATTTGGATGGAGCCTCGGCGCCGGAGTGGGTGAGGCTGCCGGGATCTGCCTTCTCTACAAGGCTCTGGCTGAAGGGCAGATGGCAGTCGTGGCTCCGGTGACCGCATTGCTCGCGATTGCACTTCCTGTTCTGGTAACGATGGCGACAGGTCCCATGCCCGGGCTTCTGGCGCTGGCCGGTATTGCTGCGGCCGTCCCGGCACTCATTTTGATCAGCCGGGAGCCCTCGGCTAGAGAACTGGGTCCGATAGTCTCCAAATCATTGCTTGGCGCTGTCGCCGCAGGGTTTGGCGTCGCCATGTTCATGATCTGCCTTTCGCAAGCCGCTAGCGGGGGAGTGATGCCAGCCCTCATCGCGCGCGGAACTTGTGCGGGAACGACAGCAGCGGTTCTTGCTGCGAGTGGTGCTTTTGCGGGTCAAGGCAGGCTGCGTGGCTGGACCTTGGTGGGGACGTTCATGGCTGGTGTTTGGGACGCCACCGCTACGATCTGCCTGCTGGCGGCGATGCGCCTCGGAAGTCTGGCAAACGCAGCAACGCTCGCCTCTTTATACCCAGCGGTTACCATAATCCTTGCAGCCATCGTGCTGCGCGAACGGCTGTCACCGAGCCAACATTGCGGCCTCGCCATGGCGGGACTTGCCGTCATGGCCATCACCCAATCCACTTGA
- a CDS encoding aminotransferase class I/II-fold pyridoxal phosphate-dependent enzyme, producing the protein MRPETIAIHAGQSVDPASGAIATPICLSTTFERAGDGSFSSGFEYGRDNNPNRRSLETCLAVLEGGASAITFASGMAAICAAIESLPSDKPQRLVLPDDMYFGIRSLIDETDIGRRFAWTAIDMTDLAAVEAACSEPTGLVWIETPSNPLIKVADIVAVAKIARQSGALVAVDNTWATPLLQKPLELGADIVVHSLTKYVGGHSDVMIGAVVVKADGAQAESLRAIQKHKGSIPSPFDCWLALRGLQTLPARMRVHCENAREIAQYLAGHARIDAIYYPGLPSDPGHAIASRQMRDFGGMLAFVVKGGHAEAMQVAANLRLITRATSLGGTHTLIEHRASVEGPNTMAPEGLLRLSVGLEHHDDLIADLTCALDSLG; encoded by the coding sequence ATGCGTCCCGAAACCATTGCCATTCACGCCGGTCAATCGGTCGATCCCGCCAGCGGTGCCATTGCTACACCCATCTGCCTTTCCACTACTTTCGAACGTGCAGGTGATGGTTCTTTTTCCAGTGGCTTCGAATATGGGCGGGACAACAATCCCAACAGACGCAGCCTCGAAACCTGCCTCGCCGTGCTGGAAGGTGGGGCCAGCGCGATCACCTTCGCTTCGGGCATGGCGGCAATCTGCGCTGCCATCGAGAGCCTGCCGAGCGACAAACCGCAACGCTTGGTCCTGCCTGACGACATGTATTTTGGCATTCGTTCGCTGATCGATGAAACAGACATTGGCCGGAGGTTCGCTTGGACTGCGATCGACATGACCGACCTTGCAGCCGTCGAGGCAGCCTGCAGCGAGCCGACCGGCCTGGTCTGGATCGAAACGCCCTCCAATCCGCTCATCAAGGTCGCAGACATTGTTGCTGTCGCGAAAATCGCGCGTCAATCAGGTGCGCTTGTGGCGGTCGACAACACTTGGGCAACCCCACTGCTGCAAAAGCCGCTTGAGCTTGGCGCCGATATCGTGGTGCATTCGCTAACCAAATATGTAGGCGGGCACAGCGATGTGATGATAGGCGCTGTGGTGGTCAAGGCGGATGGCGCACAGGCAGAATCGCTTCGGGCCATCCAGAAGCACAAAGGGTCGATCCCGTCGCCTTTCGACTGCTGGCTTGCGTTGAGAGGGTTGCAGACGCTGCCAGCCCGCATGCGTGTCCATTGCGAGAATGCCCGCGAAATTGCCCAGTATCTGGCTGGCCATGCGAGAATCGACGCGATCTATTATCCTGGGCTCCCCAGCGATCCAGGACATGCCATCGCATCGCGCCAGATGCGCGATTTTGGGGGAATGCTTGCGTTCGTTGTCAAAGGAGGTCATGCTGAAGCGATGCAAGTCGCTGCAAACCTGCGTCTGATCACCCGGGCGACGAGTCTGGGTGGCACACATACGTTGATCGAGCACCGGGCGTCCGTCGAAGGACCGAACACGATGGCACCGGAAGGTCTGCTGCGCCTGTCGGTGGGGCTTGAGCACCACGACGACCTGATCGCTGATCTGACATGTGCATTAGACAGCCTGGGTTGA
- a CDS encoding conjugal transfer protein TraG N-terminal domain-containing protein codes for MLDVFTVGGGDYLVNTFNAIAAWTGSGGFKSLIRVVMVIGLIYALLITAMDLDWRAWIRWFIQSTLIYTVLMVPTVTVKVTDRMNAGLAPATVANVPIGLAAMASFTSQVSDYLTRTAETVFVMPAALNYSTGGFVYGARMWDKARGFEIRDPVFKANLDGYLKQCAYYDILLGTKSLKLLSEAPELWAELGVNAATNRGMKYLTDTGAGTVDIEGKTCAEAWTLLNNQWDAQINAYALPFAHSMYPKLTEAAAGAKLANDVPVVSQLLTGTAMTRNQFFKQKSMVDAFEAAQLDFGNADADSFALQRADTQTRNAMTTAAEQGLIWIPVLGVVLTVVFYALFPIVFPLLLFPRTGIATLKGYFSGFFYLAAWGPIYVLIHSFIMDRLASQTAAVSGGSVTLANWAGIDAVNQDVATMAGFLMLSVPMLALMVMRGTMSVANNLGSMLAPVQAGSDAAALERTTGNYAYGDVSYGNLNSENRQTSQWNQAPNLMSGAAHSGLREADGRMFNEYGSGHSVIDTNAAISQLPFKPTMTSGYATDLRSQGQWYLSEADKIENGTSSSWTSSKGQFGNAVTAINDVTGARRESGSRASDTHNVGGNVVVEGAKGSSTREVTNNDLILREGNSRNYSDFENRTFGSSLGLGGRLSGGTPGATEGGADAKGGKGTGLSGSLSVNAYGRKDWGEDSRASSERSATNQTTRGTDKSDETSDRVVISGSSGDIQSSGTYSQSSDYADHSRSHTSTDGNDWRVAEAEERRAAAARYREIGSRMMSEASYAESHGFQISSDMSNLIQDRYETLQRDHPEWHLPDLSNPRLDYRDVTRRDQAITYLLDDLMGDLRAHRINELSDVAGIAGSGSLGTNVGLGMPQTLALPTSSRVEGLVPSPLEGGTLLAVPDGPVDGAALARDLGIKVKPGARLGHMDGDLVPAMGAVAEEARSLGLPTPVVTSGNDSSQHMAGSAHYDDRALDFRGNNISDEQGERWASLVRSRLGDGYAVNFERFPDEPARDHLHVAKRKS; via the coding sequence ATGCTCGATGTCTTCACGGTCGGGGGCGGCGACTACCTCGTCAACACCTTCAACGCGATCGCCGCCTGGACCGGCTCGGGCGGGTTCAAGTCACTGATCCGCGTCGTCATGGTGATCGGGCTGATCTACGCGCTCCTCATCACCGCCATGGACCTCGACTGGCGGGCCTGGATTCGCTGGTTCATCCAGTCGACGCTGATCTACACCGTACTGATGGTCCCGACCGTGACGGTCAAGGTGACCGACCGGATGAATGCGGGGCTCGCGCCCGCGACAGTCGCCAACGTCCCCATCGGGCTTGCGGCGATGGCCTCGTTCACCAGCCAGGTGAGCGATTACCTCACCCGCACGGCCGAGACGGTCTTCGTCATGCCGGCCGCGCTCAACTACTCGACCGGCGGCTTCGTTTATGGCGCACGGATGTGGGACAAGGCGCGCGGCTTCGAGATCCGCGATCCGGTGTTCAAGGCCAACCTCGATGGCTATCTCAAACAGTGCGCATATTACGACATTCTGCTCGGCACCAAGAGCCTCAAGTTGCTGAGCGAAGCGCCCGAGCTTTGGGCCGAACTCGGGGTCAACGCCGCGACCAACCGCGGCATGAAGTACCTGACCGATACCGGCGCCGGCACTGTCGACATTGAGGGCAAGACCTGCGCCGAAGCCTGGACGCTGCTCAACAATCAGTGGGACGCCCAGATCAACGCCTATGCGCTGCCGTTTGCGCATTCGATGTATCCCAAGCTCACCGAAGCCGCGGCAGGAGCGAAGCTCGCCAATGACGTGCCGGTGGTCTCGCAATTGCTGACCGGGACGGCAATGACCCGGAACCAGTTCTTCAAGCAGAAGAGCATGGTCGATGCCTTCGAAGCCGCCCAGCTCGACTTCGGCAATGCCGACGCCGATTCCTTCGCGCTCCAGCGCGCCGATACCCAGACCCGCAACGCAATGACCACCGCGGCCGAGCAGGGTCTGATCTGGATTCCGGTGCTCGGCGTGGTCCTGACCGTGGTGTTCTACGCGCTCTTCCCGATCGTTTTTCCATTGCTGCTGTTCCCGCGCACCGGGATCGCGACCCTTAAGGGCTACTTCTCGGGCTTCTTCTATCTCGCGGCCTGGGGGCCGATCTACGTTCTCATCCACTCGTTCATCATGGACCGGCTCGCCTCCCAGACCGCCGCGGTCTCTGGCGGCAGCGTGACCCTCGCCAATTGGGCCGGGATCGATGCGGTCAACCAGGACGTCGCCACGATGGCGGGGTTCCTGATGCTGTCGGTGCCGATGCTGGCGCTGATGGTCATGCGCGGGACCATGTCGGTGGCGAACAACCTTGGTTCGATGCTTGCTCCGGTCCAGGCAGGTTCGGATGCGGCCGCGCTCGAGCGCACCACCGGCAATTACGCCTACGGCGATGTCAGCTACGGCAATCTCAATAGCGAGAACCGCCAGACCTCGCAGTGGAATCAGGCGCCGAACCTCATGTCGGGCGCGGCGCATTCGGGCCTCCGCGAGGCGGATGGGCGCATGTTCAACGAATATGGCTCAGGCCATTCGGTCATCGACACCAACGCCGCAATCTCGCAGCTACCGTTCAAACCCACCATGACGAGCGGCTATGCGACCGATCTCAGATCGCAAGGCCAATGGTATTTGAGTGAGGCCGATAAGATCGAGAACGGCACCTCGAGCAGCTGGACCAGCTCGAAGGGACAGTTCGGCAATGCTGTCACCGCGATCAACGATGTCACGGGGGCCCGGCGCGAAAGCGGTTCGCGCGCCTCGGATACCCACAATGTCGGCGGCAACGTGGTCGTCGAAGGGGCGAAGGGGAGCTCGACCCGCGAGGTCACCAACAACGATCTGATCCTCCGCGAGGGCAATAGCCGCAACTACTCGGACTTCGAGAACCGAACCTTTGGATCCTCGCTTGGACTGGGCGGTCGCTTGAGTGGTGGCACGCCCGGAGCGACAGAAGGTGGAGCCGACGCAAAGGGTGGGAAGGGGACAGGTCTTTCGGGATCGCTCAGCGTCAATGCGTACGGTAGAAAAGACTGGGGCGAGGATTCTCGGGCATCTTCGGAACGTTCCGCAACGAACCAAACCACGCGCGGCACCGACAAGTCCGACGAGACCAGCGACCGGGTGGTCATAAGCGGTTCGAGTGGCGATATCCAGTCTTCCGGCACCTACAGCCAGAGCTCGGACTACGCCGACCATAGCCGCTCGCACACCAGCACCGACGGCAACGACTGGCGCGTCGCCGAGGCCGAGGAACGCCGTGCGGCCGCTGCCCGCTATCGCGAGATCGGCAGCCGGATGATGTCGGAGGCGAGCTACGCCGAAAGCCACGGCTTCCAGATCTCGAGCGACATGTCGAACCTGATCCAGGACCGCTACGAAACGCTCCAACGCGATCATCCCGAGTGGCATTTGCCCGATCTCTCCAACCCGCGGCTCGACTATCGGGATGTCACGCGCCGCGACCAGGCGATCACCTACCTCTTGGACGATTTGATGGGTGACTTGCGGGCGCACCGGATCAACGAGCTCAGCGACGTTGCAGGGATTGCCGGATCGGGATCGCTCGGCACCAATGTCGGTCTCGGCATGCCGCAGACGCTGGCATTGCCGACTTCATCTCGCGTAGAAGGGCTTGTCCCATCGCCGTTGGAAGGGGGCACGCTGCTCGCGGTGCCCGACGGTCCGGTCGACGGCGCAGCCCTTGCGCGCGATCTCGGCATCAAAGTCAAACCCGGCGCGCGGCTTGGCCATATGGACGGCGACCTGGTTCCGGCGATGGGCGCGGTTGCCGAGGAAGCCCGGTCACTCGGCCTGCCAACCCCGGTGGTCACGTCCGGCAATGACAGCAGCCAACACATGGCTGGATCAGCCCATTACGACGATCGGGCGCTAGACTTCAGGGGCAACAACATCTCCGATGAGCAAGGAGAGCGCTGGGCCTCGCTGGTTCGGTCACGGCTTGGCGACGGATACGCTGTAAACTTTGAGCGGTTCCCGGACGAACCAGCTCGAGACCACCTGCACGTAGCGAAGCGCAAAAGCTGA
- a CDS encoding conjugal transfer protein TraH: MRPRVAARLQQVSRRVLGTVLGGAVLLASPSPASAGVEGEMQSFMSDMGVQANVTGPSAYQGQSAGYYSMGSVWSRFPQKNIQPFNIQLPHARAGCGGIDLFAGSFSFINTAELVAMLKATANNALGFAFKLAIDTISPEIGKVMDELAQKVQQMNQMNISSCETAQALVGGLWPKSDTASSVICEAIANSQGAVSDWARARQQCNNGGQREALKGANSDPDMKEQAGMPNNYTWEALGKKYGGFDSQFREFLMTLVGTVIYDPAGTGGKPRVQFIGPADPALISAMLDGTSSTPHKYWSCGGDTTKCMTPSETDMVIGPNAAIKARVRTLIESMALKVRDPGASLTPAEIQLLGMASIPVYKIITVSAAAEFGISAQEINDLSEIVAVDLVTTMTMRFIDMAVNARSDFNGADVDSLREWREGLYETRRNFLGIAARTSQRFDQTFALIQRTQMLEKTLRTQLSPQMSAALRFSRTLGSQVQ; the protein is encoded by the coding sequence ATGCGCCCGCGTGTCGCCGCACGCCTCCAGCAGGTCTCGCGCCGCGTGCTTGGCACTGTGCTCGGCGGCGCCGTGCTGCTTGCTTCGCCCAGTCCCGCCTCAGCCGGAGTCGAGGGTGAGATGCAGAGCTTCATGTCCGACATGGGGGTGCAGGCCAATGTGACAGGCCCCAGCGCCTACCAGGGTCAGTCGGCGGGCTACTATTCGATGGGTTCGGTCTGGTCGCGCTTTCCGCAGAAGAACATCCAGCCCTTCAACATCCAGTTGCCCCACGCGCGGGCCGGGTGCGGCGGCATCGACCTCTTCGCCGGGTCCTTCTCGTTCATCAACACCGCCGAACTCGTTGCGATGTTGAAAGCCACGGCCAACAATGCGCTCGGCTTCGCCTTCAAGCTCGCGATCGACACCATCTCGCCCGAGATTGGCAAGGTCATGGATGAGCTCGCGCAGAAGGTTCAGCAGATGAACCAGATGAACATCTCCTCGTGCGAGACCGCGCAGGCCTTGGTCGGCGGCCTGTGGCCCAAGAGCGATACGGCAAGTTCAGTCATCTGCGAGGCCATCGCCAACAGTCAGGGCGCGGTCTCAGACTGGGCCCGCGCGCGTCAGCAATGCAACAACGGCGGCCAGCGCGAGGCCCTGAAGGGCGCGAATTCCGACCCGGACATGAAGGAACAGGCCGGGATGCCCAACAACTACACCTGGGAAGCGCTCGGCAAGAAATACGGCGGGTTCGACAGCCAGTTCCGCGAGTTCCTCATGACGCTGGTCGGCACGGTGATCTACGATCCCGCCGGCACCGGCGGCAAGCCGCGGGTCCAGTTCATCGGACCTGCCGATCCGGCGCTGATCAGCGCCATGCTTGATGGCACTTCGTCGACGCCGCATAAATACTGGAGCTGCGGCGGCGATACGACCAAGTGCATGACGCCTTCGGAAACCGACATGGTCATCGGGCCCAATGCGGCGATCAAGGCGCGGGTGCGCACGCTCATCGAGAGCATGGCCCTCAAGGTCCGCGATCCCGGCGCCTCGCTGACCCCTGCCGAAATCCAGCTCCTCGGCATGGCGAGCATCCCGGTCTACAAGATCATCACGGTGAGCGCGGCGGCCGAGTTCGGCATCTCCGCGCAGGAGATTAACGACCTCTCCGAAATCGTCGCGGTCGACCTCGTCACCACCATGACCATGCGCTTCATCGATATGGCGGTGAACGCGCGCTCCGACTTCAACGGCGCCGATGTGGACTCATTGCGCGAATGGCGCGAGGGACTTTACGAGACCCGGCGCAATTTTCTCGGGATCGCGGCCCGCACCTCGCAGCGCTTCGACCAGACCTTTGCGCTCATCCAGCGCACGCAGATGCTCGAAAAGACCCTGCGCACCCAGCTTAGCCCTCAGATGTCGGCCGCACTGCGCTTCTCGCGCACGCTTGGCAGCCAGGTCCAGTAG